From a region of the Thermosulfurimonas sp. F29 genome:
- the lpxK gene encoding tetraacyldisaccharide 4'-kinase, translating into MLVTFWEKTQPLYLPLSWGYALGMRLRRRAYEKGLRSRRHPGIFSVVVGNLSLGGEGKTPITLALAEFLHALGLRPVVILRGYGGRARGPLVVSEGRGPLVAPGVSGDEAWLCALRLCGVPVVVGRDRLQAADLARKRFSPGVILFDDAFQHLALRADLYLLVVSAGRDPFRERLFPAGRLREPVSVARRASAVLISRANLFPERAHELARKFAALGLPVFTVPFEAGPLIRLLGGSLRPLSERRPRRVFAFCGIGEPRGFLRLLEERGMEVCGFEAFPDHHFYGPAELEALTRRALRCRAEALITTEKDLVRIPASDSGLPVLALSLLVRLPGDLLAWLRQRLPQGE; encoded by the coding sequence GTGCTGGTCACTTTCTGGGAAAAGACGCAACCCCTTTACCTTCCCCTTTCCTGGGGTTATGCCCTGGGAATGCGCCTCCGGCGCCGGGCCTATGAGAAGGGTTTAAGGAGTCGTAGACATCCCGGAATCTTTTCTGTGGTGGTGGGTAATCTATCCCTGGGGGGCGAGGGCAAAACCCCGATTACTCTTGCGCTGGCCGAATTCCTTCACGCCCTGGGGTTGCGCCCGGTGGTTATTCTGCGGGGCTACGGGGGAAGGGCCCGGGGTCCTCTCGTGGTCTCGGAGGGGCGCGGACCTCTGGTGGCTCCCGGGGTTTCGGGGGATGAGGCCTGGCTCTGCGCTCTGCGTCTTTGCGGGGTTCCGGTGGTGGTGGGACGGGATCGCCTGCAGGCGGCAGATCTTGCCCGCAAACGCTTTTCTCCCGGTGTGATTCTCTTCGATGACGCCTTTCAGCATCTGGCCCTGAGAGCGGACCTATATCTGCTGGTGGTCTCGGCAGGAAGGGATCCCTTCCGGGAAAGGCTTTTTCCCGCGGGAAGACTGCGCGAACCCGTGAGTGTGGCGCGACGGGCCTCGGCGGTACTGATCTCCCGTGCCAACCTCTTTCCCGAGAGGGCTCACGAACTGGCCCGAAAATTTGCCGCTCTGGGGCTTCCGGTCTTCACCGTTCCCTTTGAGGCAGGGCCCCTGATCCGATTGCTGGGGGGGAGCCTGCGTCCCCTGTCGGAAAGGCGTCCTCGCCGGGTGTTTGCCTTCTGCGGAATAGGGGAACCGCGGGGGTTTCTTCGCCTTCTCGAGGAACGGGGAATGGAAGTGTGTGGATTTGAGGCCTTTCCTGACCACCACTTCTATGGTCCCGCAGAGCTTGAGGCCCTAACCCGACGGGCCCTGCGTTGCCGGGCCGAGGCCCTGATCACTACGGAAAAGGACCTGGTAAGGATACCTGCTTCGGACTCGGGGCTTCCGGTGCTGGCCCTTTCCCTTCTGGTGCGTCTGCCCGGGGATTTGCTGGCCTGGTTAAGACAGCGCCTCCCCCAAGGAGAATAA
- the efp gene encoding elongation factor P → MSISTSDFRRGLKIEWEGKPYEVLEYQHSKVAKGQATVRTRLRDLATGRVLEVNFRSGDTFDRPDLEEKEMQYLYREGDRYVFMDLEVYDQIYLDRDQLGEAWKFLQENITVRVLYYRGKPIGVELPNTVELRVEETEPGVRGDTVSGGSKPARLETGAVVQVPLFINEGDVIRVDTRTGEYVERVS, encoded by the coding sequence ATGAGTATTTCCACCTCGGATTTCCGGCGCGGTCTCAAGATCGAGTGGGAGGGGAAACCCTACGAGGTCCTGGAATATCAACACTCCAAGGTGGCCAAGGGGCAGGCCACCGTACGGACCAGACTCCGGGATCTTGCCACCGGAAGGGTACTCGAGGTGAATTTTCGTTCCGGGGATACCTTCGACCGGCCGGATCTTGAGGAAAAGGAGATGCAGTACCTCTATAGGGAAGGGGATCGTTATGTCTTTATGGATCTGGAGGTTTACGACCAGATCTATCTGGACAGGGATCAGTTGGGGGAGGCCTGGAAGTTTCTCCAGGAAAATATTACCGTGAGAGTCCTTTACTATAGAGGCAAGCCCATCGGGGTGGAACTTCCGAACACGGTGGAGCTCAGGGTGGAAGAAACCGAGCCGGGCGTGCGGGGTGATACCGTGTCCGGGGGGTCCAAGCCGGCCAGGCTTGAGACCGGGGCGGTGGTGCAGGTGCCGCTTTTTATAAACGAGGGGGATGTGATCAGGGTGGATACCCGCACCGGGGAGTATGTGGAGAGGGTTAGCTGA
- a CDS encoding septum formation initiator family protein: protein MAPFFLYFALPPLSNWHLNAGGVCFKLFPMKDAVSPRVYRPGRAGSREGRCSPGHTGRWRVLVTGAILLGLVLGLFFDWRYRTAEREMARLMIENARLSRKIEALKRDPALYEEIARKKYGYVRKNERLIIFERR from the coding sequence ATGGCCCCCTTTTTTTTGTATTTTGCGCTTCCTCCCCTCAGTAATTGGCACTTGAATGCGGGAGGGGTTTGTTTTAAGCTTTTTCCGATGAAGGATGCGGTAAGTCCCCGGGTCTATCGGCCGGGGCGAGCGGGATCCCGTGAGGGGAGATGTTCTCCGGGGCATACCGGGCGGTGGAGAGTACTGGTAACAGGGGCTATTTTGCTGGGCCTTGTTCTGGGACTTTTCTTTGACTGGCGTTACCGGACCGCTGAGAGAGAAATGGCCCGGCTTATGATTGAAAATGCAAGACTTTCCAGAAAAATAGAAGCCCTTAAGAGAGATCCGGCTCTCTACGAGGAGATAGCCCGCAAAAAATACGGATATGTCCGGAAGAATGAAAGACTTATTATCTTTGAGAGGAGGTAG
- a CDS encoding TusE/DsrC/DsvC family sulfur relay protein, with translation MPTVEYKGKTFEVDEDGFLQGGLDAWCMEWVEYVKEQEGIQELTEEHWKVIKVLQDYFKKNGVAPMVRILSKVTGYPLKKIYELFPSGPGKGACKMAGLPKPTGCV, from the coding sequence ATGCCCACGGTCGAGTACAAAGGGAAGACTTTTGAGGTTGATGAGGATGGATTCCTGCAGGGTGGTTTGGATGCATGGTGTATGGAGTGGGTGGAGTATGTGAAGGAGCAGGAGGGGATTCAGGAGCTTACGGAGGAGCACTGGAAGGTGATCAAGGTATTGCAGGATTATTTCAAGAAGAACGGTGTGGCCCCCATGGTTCGGATCCTTTCGAAGGTCACGGGGTATCCTCTCAAGAAGATTTACGAGCTCTTTCCTTCCGGTCCGGGTAAGGGGGCCTGTAAGATGGCCGGTCTTCCGAAGCCCACGGGTTGTGTGTAG
- a CDS encoding radical SAM protein, producing the protein MRDKLSAARRALSVLREHLSRCRLCPWECGVDRAAGERGRCGLPAGPVVSGYEPHFGEEACLVGKGGSGAVFFTGCNLFCVFCQTWEISREGRGREIGAAELAGIFLELQEQGCENLNLITPTPQIPAILEALVLALEKGFSLPVVYNTGGYERVEVLRELAGVVDIYLPDFKVWDPEVAERILGARDYPERAREAIREMYRQVGNLVCDERGVARRGLLVRHLILPGGLAGTYEIMRFLVKEVSKEVTVNLMGHYHPEGEAHHYPPLDRPLWIREWQKALFEVKKAGIFKIDQTHWKLLGIILLDNSSGR; encoded by the coding sequence GTGAGGGATAAACTTTCCGCCGCCAGAAGGGCCCTTTCCGTTCTCCGGGAGCACCTTTCGCGCTGCCGGCTCTGTCCCTGGGAGTGCGGGGTGGATCGGGCGGCCGGGGAGCGGGGGCGCTGCGGGCTTCCCGCCGGGCCGGTGGTGTCCGGCTACGAACCCCACTTCGGCGAGGAGGCCTGTCTGGTGGGGAAGGGGGGCTCCGGGGCGGTGTTTTTCACCGGCTGCAACCTCTTCTGCGTGTTCTGTCAGACCTGGGAGATCAGCCGGGAGGGCAGGGGAAGGGAGATCGGCGCGGCGGAGCTCGCGGGGATTTTCCTCGAGCTTCAGGAGCAGGGGTGCGAGAACCTGAATCTTATCACCCCCACCCCCCAGATCCCGGCGATCCTTGAGGCTCTGGTGCTCGCGCTGGAAAAGGGTTTTAGCCTTCCGGTGGTTTACAACACCGGGGGTTACGAGAGGGTGGAGGTGCTCCGGGAGCTTGCCGGAGTGGTGGACATTTACCTTCCGGACTTCAAGGTCTGGGATCCGGAGGTGGCGGAAAGGATCCTGGGGGCCCGGGACTACCCCGAAAGGGCCCGGGAGGCCATAAGAGAGATGTATCGCCAGGTGGGGAACCTGGTGTGCGACGAGAGGGGGGTGGCCAGGAGGGGACTCCTGGTGCGACACCTGATTCTGCCCGGGGGGCTTGCCGGAACTTACGAAATCATGCGCTTTCTGGTCAAAGAGGTATCTAAAGAGGTAACGGTAAATCTTATGGGGCACTATCATCCCGAGGGGGAGGCTCACCATTACCCCCCCCTGGATCGCCCCCTTTGGATTAGGGAATGGCAAAAAGCTCTTTTTGAGGTTAAAAAGGCCGGAATTTTTAAAATAGATCAGACTCATTGGAAATTATTGGGTATAATCCTTCTTGACAACTCTTCGGGTAGATAG
- a CDS encoding N-acetyltransferase, whose product MIRKARLRDIRDIHRLIAHFAKIGQVIPRPLGELYECVREFYVYEVPGKDLIAGACGLHIVWEDLGEIRSLVVSEEYQREGIGADLVRACLAEARELGLSRVFVLTVVPEFFEKLGFRGIEKGELPHKVWADCVRCPKFPDCDEVALIYEVDSGREG is encoded by the coding sequence GTGATTCGCAAGGCCCGTCTCCGGGACATAAGGGACATTCACCGGCTCATTGCGCATTTCGCCAAGATCGGACAGGTCATCCCCCGTCCCCTGGGGGAGCTCTACGAGTGCGTGCGGGAGTTTTATGTTTACGAGGTGCCGGGTAAGGATCTCATCGCCGGGGCCTGCGGACTCCACATCGTCTGGGAGGATCTCGGGGAGATCCGCTCCCTGGTGGTGAGCGAGGAGTACCAGCGGGAGGGCATCGGAGCGGATCTGGTCCGGGCCTGTCTTGCCGAGGCTCGCGAACTGGGGCTCTCCCGGGTTTTCGTGCTCACGGTGGTGCCGGAGTTTTTCGAGAAACTGGGGTTCCGGGGGATAGAAAAGGGTGAGCTTCCCCACAAGGTCTGGGCCGATTGCGTCCGGTGTCCCAAGTTCCCGGACTGTGACGAGGTGGCCCTCATCTACGAGGTGGACTCCGGCCGTGAGGGATAA
- a CDS encoding SPOR domain-containing protein yields the protein MAKRFRIELGFLGLVFVFLLLVCLFLWMFILGVWFGERMVGKGPSPVAEKTLRKEKVPEEVPAEEVSPPPGVLAPGRLSPPPTEKSPAPGGAPSASTPETSVPSEKAPAPSVEAPSKPAPSPKAPVKPREPYFTLQVASFRDPAEAERYVRIFRDRGYAAQVTRVNIPGKGIWYRVYVGRFASRDEAEKAYRRLRSEKLVKKAYIKKIQP from the coding sequence ATGGCCAAGAGGTTTCGCATCGAACTCGGGTTTCTGGGACTGGTCTTCGTGTTTTTGTTGCTCGTCTGTCTTTTTCTCTGGATGTTCATTCTGGGGGTGTGGTTCGGGGAGCGCATGGTGGGCAAGGGGCCCTCTCCGGTGGCGGAAAAGACCCTCCGCAAGGAAAAGGTCCCCGAGGAGGTCCCCGCCGAGGAGGTGAGCCCGCCCCCCGGAGTGCTCGCCCCCGGAAGGCTCTCCCCTCCGCCCACGGAGAAGTCGCCTGCCCCCGGTGGAGCCCCCTCCGCCAGCACTCCGGAGACCTCCGTGCCTTCCGAAAAGGCCCCCGCACCGTCGGTGGAGGCTCCGTCGAAGCCGGCTCCATCTCCGAAGGCCCCGGTGAAGCCCCGCGAGCCCTACTTCACCCTCCAGGTGGCCTCCTTCCGGGATCCCGCTGAGGCCGAGCGTTATGTCCGGATCTTCCGGGATCGGGGCTACGCCGCTCAGGTGACCCGGGTGAACATTCCCGGCAAGGGGATCTGGTATCGGGTCTATGTGGGGCGTTTTGCGAGTCGGGACGAGGCCGAGAAGGCCTACCGGAGGCTCCGGAGCGAGAAACTGGTTAAAAAGGCCTACATCAAGAAGATTCAGCCGTGA
- the argS gene encoding arginine--tRNA ligase → MIVKRIRAELSRYLPEGVSFKVEAPPREELGDYATNAALVASGRLGRPPREVAQELAERLSARTDLFSRVEVAGPGFVNFWVAPAYWQSVVARVLSEGKDYGRSDLGAGRRVQVEFVSANPTGPLHIGHGRGAAVGDTLARLLSFAGFEVVREYYINDRGRQMDILGRSVWLRARELSGEKVAFPEDHYRGEYIKDLARRLLEREPDLLDRPEEEALALCREFALREILDEIKRDLEDFGVTYDVWYSERKLYEKGEVEEALSALSAAGHLYEKDGALWFRASAFGDEKDRVVRRASGEPTYFASDIAYHREKFLKRGFDVVVDVWGADHHGYVPRLRAVLSALGIDPGRLRVLLIQMVNLIEGGELKSMSTRAGEFVTLRELVDEVGRDAVRFTFLTRKCDAPLDFDVELVKSQSSENPVYYVQYAHARLASVFRKAEEVGLSLPSPEGVPAHRLDTTEDFRLLKLLDAFPVVIEEAAENLEPHRLTYFLLDLATALHDYYTKHRFISEDGELSRARLALARAVKQVLATGLNLLGVSAPERM, encoded by the coding sequence ATGATCGTAAAGAGGATCAGGGCGGAACTGAGTAGGTATCTCCCGGAGGGTGTATCCTTTAAGGTGGAGGCTCCGCCGCGGGAGGAGCTCGGGGATTACGCCACCAACGCGGCTCTGGTGGCTTCCGGACGGCTGGGCAGGCCTCCGCGGGAGGTGGCGCAGGAGCTTGCGGAAAGGCTCTCCGCGAGGACCGACCTCTTTTCCCGGGTGGAGGTGGCGGGTCCGGGATTCGTAAACTTCTGGGTGGCCCCGGCTTACTGGCAGTCGGTGGTGGCCCGCGTCCTTTCGGAGGGAAAAGATTACGGGCGGAGCGACCTGGGGGCCGGTCGCCGGGTCCAGGTGGAGTTCGTTTCCGCCAACCCCACCGGGCCTCTTCACATAGGTCACGGCCGCGGAGCCGCGGTGGGGGATACACTCGCCCGCCTCCTCTCCTTTGCCGGGTTCGAGGTGGTAAGGGAATACTACATAAACGACCGGGGCCGTCAGATGGACATCCTGGGGCGCTCGGTGTGGCTCCGGGCGCGGGAACTCTCCGGGGAGAAAGTCGCCTTCCCCGAGGATCACTACCGGGGGGAATACATAAAGGACCTGGCCCGGCGGCTCCTCGAACGGGAGCCGGATCTGCTGGATCGGCCCGAGGAGGAGGCCCTGGCCCTTTGCCGGGAATTCGCCCTCAGGGAGATCCTCGACGAGATAAAGCGGGATCTTGAGGACTTCGGGGTCACCTACGATGTGTGGTACTCCGAGAGGAAACTTTACGAGAAGGGCGAGGTGGAGGAGGCCCTCTCCGCCCTTTCCGCGGCGGGTCACCTCTACGAGAAGGACGGAGCCCTCTGGTTCCGGGCCTCGGCCTTCGGGGACGAGAAGGATCGGGTGGTGCGCCGGGCCAGCGGTGAGCCTACCTATTTCGCCTCCGACATCGCATATCACCGGGAGAAGTTTTTGAAAAGGGGTTTTGATGTGGTGGTGGATGTGTGGGGGGCAGATCATCACGGTTATGTGCCCCGGCTCAGGGCCGTGCTCTCGGCCCTGGGGATAGATCCGGGAAGACTGCGGGTGCTGCTCATTCAGATGGTCAACCTGATCGAGGGGGGTGAGTTAAAGAGCATGTCCACCCGGGCCGGGGAGTTCGTGACCCTGCGGGAGCTCGTGGACGAGGTGGGCCGGGATGCGGTACGGTTCACCTTCCTCACCCGCAAGTGTGACGCCCCCCTTGACTTCGATGTGGAACTGGTGAAGAGCCAGAGCAGCGAGAATCCGGTCTATTATGTGCAGTACGCCCACGCCAGGCTGGCGAGTGTCTTCCGGAAGGCCGAGGAGGTGGGGCTTTCTCTGCCCTCTCCTGAGGGGGTACCCGCTCACCGGCTTGACACCACCGAGGACTTCCGGCTTCTGAAGCTCCTGGACGCCTTCCCGGTGGTGATCGAGGAAGCCGCCGAGAACCTCGAGCCGCACCGTTTGACTTACTTTCTTCTGGATCTGGCCACGGCTCTTCACGACTACTACACCAAACATCGCTTTATCTCCGAGGACGGGGAGCTTTCCCGGGCCCGGTTGGCCCTGGCCCGGGCGGTGAAACAGGTGCTGGCCACGGGACTTAATCTCCTGGGGGTCTCGGCCCCGGAAAGGATGTGA
- a CDS encoding CooT family nickel-binding protein, which translates to MCQARVIVRRGEEEEEVMRDVVGLEVQPDGVVLRAFFEEPRRIRGRLKEIDFMKHVVVVEEES; encoded by the coding sequence ATGTGTCAGGCCCGGGTGATCGTGAGGCGCGGGGAGGAGGAAGAAGAGGTCATGCGCGATGTGGTGGGCCTTGAGGTCCAGCCGGACGGAGTGGTGCTCAGGGCCTTTTTCGAGGAGCCCAGGAGGATTCGCGGCCGCCTTAAAGAGATAGACTTCATGAAGCATGTGGTGGTAGTGGAGGAGGAATCATGA
- a CDS encoding RluA family pseudouridine synthase has translation MAKSMVQPPGSVKDGLFVLHEDNHLLAVCKPGGLLVQGDRTGDETLLSRAREYLRRRYARPGRVYLGLVHRLDRVTSGVVLLARTSKAAARLARAFREGEIRKAYLAVVEGSFPLEAGVLRHYLRWDETRGRTLVSGRPAPGFREALTGFRVLERGPDWTALLLFPETGRKHQLRAQLAHEGHPVRGDRRYGSAKRVAGGRAILLHALALGLLHPVRRTPLFLHAPLPDYFPSLKMDPGELRPFLLPPSQ, from the coding sequence ATGGCTAAAAGTATGGTGCAGCCCCCCGGGAGTGTCAAGGATGGCCTTTTCGTCCTCCACGAGGACAATCACCTGCTTGCGGTTTGCAAGCCCGGGGGGCTTCTGGTGCAGGGAGATCGCACCGGGGACGAGACCCTGCTTTCCCGGGCCCGGGAATACCTGCGCCGACGCTACGCCAGGCCCGGGCGGGTTTACCTGGGCCTGGTGCACCGGCTGGATCGGGTCACTTCAGGGGTGGTACTTCTTGCCCGCACCTCCAAGGCCGCGGCCCGTCTGGCCCGGGCCTTCCGGGAGGGAGAGATCCGCAAGGCCTATCTCGCCGTGGTGGAGGGGAGTTTCCCTCTTGAGGCCGGGGTGCTCCGGCATTACCTGCGCTGGGACGAAACCCGGGGACGAACGCTGGTCTCCGGGAGACCGGCCCCGGGCTTCCGGGAGGCCCTTACCGGTTTCCGGGTGCTTGAGCGGGGGCCGGACTGGACCGCCCTTCTTCTTTTCCCCGAGACCGGACGCAAGCATCAACTCCGCGCGCAACTGGCCCACGAGGGACATCCGGTCCGGGGGGACCGGCGTTACGGTTCCGCAAAACGGGTGGCCGGGGGCCGGGCCATTCTGCTGCACGCCCTGGCCCTGGGTCTCCTCCATCCCGTAAGAAGAACCCCCCTCTTTCTACACGCCCCCCTCCCCGACTACTTCCCCTCCCTTAAGATGGACCCCGGCGAACTCCGTCCCTTCCTGTTGCCCCCTTCCCAATAG
- a CDS encoding lipopolysaccharide assembly LapA domain-containing protein, whose translation MEFYLILAALLGVLIAAFAIQNAAPVAVKFLVWQFESSLAVVVILSLLSGMILIFLISLPGRLKRRKELYDRDRRIQELERRLAELEKIHSSGENAPA comes from the coding sequence ATGGAATTTTACCTCATTTTAGCCGCCCTCCTCGGGGTCCTCATCGCGGCCTTCGCCATCCAGAACGCGGCCCCGGTGGCGGTTAAGTTCCTGGTCTGGCAGTTCGAAAGCTCCCTCGCGGTGGTGGTCATCCTCTCGCTTCTTTCGGGGATGATCCTGATCTTTCTCATCTCCCTTCCCGGAAGACTCAAGCGCCGCAAGGAGCTTTACGACCGTGATCGGCGCATACAGGAACTCGAAAGGAGACTCGCCGAGCTGGAAAAGATCCATTCCTCCGGAGAAAACGCCCCCGCATGA
- a CDS encoding YkgJ family cysteine cluster protein has product MSAAFVPVKPDYAYPEKRELLEALYDFVEEEAARFEFVCRRGCSHCCTTHLWLTSLEARYLRETLAPELEERLLSLSPYPRPGSTPNTMALFLMRGKDPPPDYPAEVKPCPLLTDEGLCAVYPRRPLTCRLMFSLRPCAENGEAEVPPDFLGLSSLLFQLVEEVDVGGVYGHLSDQVRFLRDLEAGTEEVPEWLLGNREAPDLAYSPEEEYLRGALSRLYRRKLPSGKTFKELLDEIKEGFGPREALSFLDEIL; this is encoded by the coding sequence ATGAGTGCGGCCTTTGTCCCCGTAAAACCCGATTACGCCTATCCGGAAAAGAGGGAACTCCTCGAGGCCCTCTACGACTTCGTGGAGGAGGAGGCGGCCCGGTTCGAATTCGTGTGCCGCAGGGGTTGTTCGCACTGCTGCACCACCCATCTCTGGCTCACCTCGCTAGAGGCCCGCTATCTGCGCGAGACCCTCGCCCCGGAGCTTGAGGAGCGTCTCCTCAGCCTTTCCCCTTATCCCCGTCCCGGTAGCACCCCTAACACCATGGCCCTCTTCCTGATGCGGGGAAAAGATCCGCCTCCGGATTACCCCGCGGAGGTAAAACCCTGTCCTCTTCTCACCGACGAGGGCCTTTGCGCCGTCTATCCCCGGCGCCCCCTCACCTGCCGTCTGATGTTCTCCCTCAGACCCTGTGCGGAGAACGGAGAGGCGGAGGTGCCCCCGGATTTTCTGGGACTCTCGAGCCTCCTCTTTCAGCTCGTGGAGGAGGTGGATGTGGGCGGGGTGTACGGGCACCTGAGTGATCAGGTCCGTTTTCTCCGGGATCTCGAGGCCGGAACGGAGGAGGTGCCGGAATGGCTTCTGGGCAATCGCGAGGCCCCGGATCTGGCCTATTCCCCGGAGGAGGAATATCTGCGCGGCGCCCTCTCCCGGCTCTATCGCCGAAAACTCCCCTCGGGGAAGACCTTCAAGGAGCTTCTCGACGAAATCAAGGAGGGTTTCGGCCCTCGCGAGGCCCTTTCCTTTCTCGATGAAATCCTCTGA
- a CDS encoding histidine phosphatase family protein, which produces MKSSEPLYLLLLRHEETVNPRGVLYGQEDVPLSESGRTRTRALVERLARLPVRAVYGSDLSRCAYGARLLSERTGAPLILNALFREIHFGRWTGKTFAELLEIPEFRRRLADPETISPPGGESLRDLSLRAGKALDLILRRHPGGLVVVFAHGGFNRALVCRVFDIPLRRFFSLEQRPGALNLLVFFPEGEPVLALFNAPSEVDLPALLEYYGSGAGPHRQP; this is translated from the coding sequence ATGAAATCCTCTGAGCCCCTCTATCTTCTCCTCCTGCGCCACGAGGAAACCGTAAACCCCCGGGGGGTGCTTTACGGCCAGGAGGATGTACCCCTTTCCGAGTCGGGACGCACCCGGACCCGGGCCCTGGTTGAACGCCTGGCCCGTCTTCCCGTGCGGGCGGTGTACGGAAGCGATCTTTCCCGCTGCGCCTACGGAGCCCGGCTGCTCAGCGAAAGAACCGGGGCTCCCCTTATCCTGAATGCCCTCTTCCGGGAAATCCACTTCGGACGGTGGACGGGCAAGACCTTTGCGGAGCTTCTGGAAATACCGGAGTTCCGCCGACGCCTCGCCGACCCCGAAACCATAAGTCCCCCGGGAGGGGAAAGCCTCCGGGATCTATCCCTTCGCGCCGGAAAGGCCCTGGATCTCATCCTCCGCCGGCATCCCGGAGGGCTGGTGGTGGTCTTTGCCCACGGTGGATTCAACCGGGCCCTGGTGTGCCGGGTCTTCGACATACCCCTGCGGCGCTTCTTCTCCCTGGAACAGCGCCCGGGGGCCCTCAACCTGCTGGTCTTCTTCCCGGAGGGCGAGCCGGTGCTGGCCCTATTTAACGCCCCTTCCGAGGTGGATCTCCCCGCCCTCCTGGAGTATTATGGAAGCGGTGCGGGACCTCATCGCCAACCTTAA
- a CDS encoding sensor histidine kinase — translation MEAVRDLIANLKEAAALVQGENLVLVNQSFRRLFGLKGSLPPASELMAPFPEESGRFESRRLVPLEPPLWVTGVRIPLSPERHLLVLWEKDPPDADRDKIELMGRLAAEIAHELNNPLGGILLYANLLKEDLPPDSPLRDHVEKIVKLATRGRIIAKTVLSLAHPEEGPREVVDLNHLLREMYDLVSDYRVLRQVEPVWELAPEPIRTRGVRSQLERVILNLLINAGEAMEGRGRLFLRTGRRGREVFFEIRDTGPGIPEEIKERIFEPFFTTKRHGKGTGLGLSICHSIVNRHGGRIEVENLTPCGALFRIWLPGAEE, via the coding sequence ATGGAAGCGGTGCGGGACCTCATCGCCAACCTTAAAGAAGCCGCCGCCCTCGTTCAGGGAGAAAACCTCGTCCTGGTAAACCAGTCCTTCCGAAGGCTTTTCGGGCTCAAGGGGTCCCTTCCCCCGGCCTCGGAACTAATGGCCCCCTTTCCCGAGGAGAGCGGCCGGTTCGAATCCAGAAGACTGGTCCCCCTGGAACCCCCCCTGTGGGTGACCGGCGTGAGAATACCCCTTAGCCCCGAAAGACACCTCCTGGTGCTCTGGGAAAAGGACCCCCCGGACGCAGACCGGGACAAGATCGAACTAATGGGGCGGCTCGCCGCCGAGATCGCCCACGAACTCAACAATCCCCTGGGAGGCATCCTTCTTTACGCCAACCTCCTCAAGGAGGACCTCCCCCCGGACAGTCCCCTGCGGGACCATGTGGAAAAGATCGTAAAGCTCGCCACCCGGGGCCGAATCATCGCCAAGACCGTCCTCAGCCTGGCCCATCCGGAAGAGGGTCCCCGGGAGGTGGTGGATCTGAACCACCTCCTCCGGGAGATGTACGACCTGGTCTCGGACTATCGGGTCCTGCGGCAGGTGGAGCCGGTGTGGGAGCTTGCGCCGGAACCGATACGGACGAGGGGTGTGCGTTCCCAGCTGGAGCGGGTGATCTTGAACCTTCTCATCAACGCCGGAGAGGCCATGGAGGGCCGGGGGCGACTCTTTCTGCGCACCGGACGCAGGGGGCGGGAGGTCTTCTTCGAGATCCGGGACACCGGGCCGGGCATCCCCGAGGAGATCAAGGAGAGGATCTTCGAACCCTTTTTCACCACCAAGCGGCACGGCAAGGGCACCGGTCTTGGCCTTTCCATCTGCCACAGTATAGTTAATCGACACGGAGGACGCATCGAGGTGGAAAACCTAACTCCCTGCGGAGCCCTTTTCCGGATCTGGCTTCCGGGGGCGGAGGAATGA